A genomic region of Gemmata massiliana contains the following coding sequences:
- a CDS encoding nucleotidyltransferase family protein, with translation MTDLASTPVLILAGGKATRLGDVAKAIPKALVPVAGRPFVDHQFEDLYEQGIREVVMCVGHFADQIRDYVGDGARFGLRVRYSEDGPTPRGTGGAVRRALPLIGDGCFVLYGDSLLDVDYARVFDSLSHTALGLMTVFHNENSFDKSNVLFQRGRLLRYSKQDATPDMTHIDYGLSLLRRTAIERIPAGQPSDLAELYSALVASGEMVGFEVTKRFYEIGSPSGLREAEQFVLSRAA, from the coding sequence GTGACGGACCTCGCTTCGACACCCGTTCTGATCCTCGCCGGCGGCAAGGCCACGCGCCTGGGCGACGTCGCGAAGGCGATCCCCAAGGCGCTGGTGCCGGTCGCCGGGCGCCCGTTCGTGGACCACCAGTTCGAGGACCTGTACGAACAGGGCATCCGCGAAGTCGTGATGTGTGTCGGCCACTTCGCGGACCAGATCCGGGACTACGTGGGCGACGGCGCGCGGTTCGGCCTCCGCGTCCGGTACTCGGAAGACGGCCCGACCCCGCGCGGCACCGGCGGCGCGGTGCGCCGGGCGCTGCCGCTCATCGGCGACGGCTGTTTCGTGCTGTACGGCGACTCGCTCCTCGACGTGGATTACGCGCGCGTCTTCGATTCCCTGTCGCACACCGCGCTCGGGCTGATGACCGTGTTCCACAACGAGAACAGCTTCGACAAGAGCAACGTGCTCTTCCAGCGCGGGCGCCTCTTGCGGTACAGCAAGCAGGACGCGACCCCGGACATGACGCACATCGACTACGGGCTGTCGCTGTTGCGCCGGACCGCGATCGAGCGCATCCCGGCGGGCCAACCGTCGGACCTCGCGGAACTGTACAGTGCGCTGGTCGCGAGTGGTGAAATGGTCGGCTTCGAGGTGACGAAACGGTTCTACGAGATCGGGTCGCCGTCGGGCCTGCGCGAGGCCGAGCAGTTCGTTCTGAGCCGCGCGGCGTGA
- a CDS encoding D-glycero-alpha-D-manno-heptose-1,7-bisphosphate 7-phosphatase — protein MGQRVVFLDRDGVLNKAFPEGGTTRPPASVDELELLPGVARALARLRGAGFVLVVVTNQPDVARGTQTRAAVERINAELYRALPLLDVFACIHDTADKCSCRKPKPGMLTAAAAKWNLDLSGAFLIGDRWSDIAAAHAAGCRGVLIDTPFGQPERCAPDHVAPDITGAVDWVLATSAGEVAGRSAA, from the coding sequence ATGGGGCAGCGGGTCGTGTTCCTGGACCGCGACGGGGTGCTGAACAAAGCGTTCCCCGAGGGCGGTACCACGCGCCCGCCGGCGAGCGTGGACGAACTCGAACTGCTCCCCGGCGTCGCGCGCGCGCTCGCCCGATTGCGCGGGGCCGGGTTCGTACTCGTCGTCGTGACGAACCAGCCGGACGTCGCCCGCGGAACGCAGACGCGCGCCGCGGTCGAGCGGATCAACGCGGAACTGTACCGCGCGCTCCCGCTGCTCGACGTGTTCGCGTGCATCCACGACACCGCGGACAAGTGCTCGTGCCGTAAGCCGAAGCCCGGGATGCTCACCGCGGCGGCGGCGAAGTGGAACCTGGACCTGTCCGGCGCATTCCTGATCGGGGACCGCTGGAGCGACATCGCGGCGGCGCACGCCGCGGGCTGTCGCGGCGTGCTGATCGATACACCGTTCGGCCAACCGGAGCGGTGCGCTCCGGATCACGTGGCGCCCGATATCACGGGCGCCGTGGACTGGGTTCTGGCAACGAGTGCGGGCGAGGTCGCGGGGCGCTCGGCCGCTTGA
- a CDS encoding GHMP family kinase ATP-binding protein codes for MIITRSPLRISLGGGGTDLPSYYRDHTGFLVAAAIDRHVHIVINRTILPEMILKYSQTERVTDVGAIQHPLVREAMRLVGIPADGLEIAAMADIPAGTGLGSSGSFCTALLRGLHALRNGNPSAAELAEQACHIEIDRLREPVGKQDQFIAAVGGVTCFRFHPDGHVEYWPLRASSDTLRRLERNLVLYFTGYTRSASEVLREQDTKTKAADQSMIDNLHFIKDLGLKSKEALEGGDLRAFAELMNVHWRSKKKRSGNMSNSRIDEWYDLGLKHGGLGGKLIGAGGGGFLMFYTEDAEQLTDTMTEAGLQQVPFRFDFEGTRIVSGATPSPALRPAVRRAA; via the coding sequence ATGATTATCACGCGAAGCCCGCTCCGCATCTCGCTCGGTGGTGGTGGGACCGACCTGCCGTCGTATTACCGCGACCACACCGGGTTCCTCGTCGCCGCGGCCATCGACCGGCACGTCCACATCGTCATCAACCGGACCATCCTGCCGGAGATGATCCTCAAGTACTCGCAGACCGAGCGCGTTACGGACGTCGGGGCCATCCAGCACCCGCTAGTGCGCGAGGCGATGCGGCTCGTGGGCATACCGGCAGACGGGCTGGAAATCGCGGCGATGGCCGACATCCCGGCCGGCACGGGATTGGGGTCGTCCGGGAGCTTCTGCACCGCGCTCCTGCGCGGGCTGCACGCGCTCCGCAACGGGAACCCGAGCGCCGCCGAACTCGCCGAACAAGCGTGCCACATCGAGATCGACCGGCTCCGCGAACCGGTCGGCAAGCAGGACCAGTTCATCGCCGCGGTCGGCGGGGTAACGTGCTTCCGGTTCCACCCGGACGGGCACGTCGAATACTGGCCGCTCCGCGCATCGTCGGACACGCTCCGCCGGCTCGAACGGAACCTCGTGCTGTACTTCACCGGGTACACGCGGTCCGCGTCCGAGGTGTTGCGCGAGCAGGACACGAAGACGAAGGCCGCCGACCAGTCGATGATCGACAACCTGCACTTCATCAAGGACTTGGGGCTGAAGAGCAAGGAAGCGCTCGAGGGCGGCGACCTGCGCGCCTTCGCGGAGCTGATGAACGTCCACTGGCGCTCGAAGAAGAAGCGCAGCGGGAACATGTCGAACTCCCGCATCGATGAGTGGTACGACCTCGGGCTCAAGCACGGCGGCCTGGGCGGCAAGCTGATCGGCGCCGGCGGCGGCGGGTTCCTCATGTTCTACACCGAGGACGCCGAACAACTCACCGACACGATGACCGAAGCTGGACTACAACAAGTACCGTTCCGGTTCGACTTCGAGGGTACGCGGATCGTGAGCGGCGCGACGCCCTCGCCGGCGCTGCGCCCCGCGGTGCGGCGGGCGGCGTAA
- a CDS encoding SIS domain-containing protein: MSFTKQFLTEASEIIARLDTGAIDKVVDALASVRGRGGRLFVLGVGGSAANASHAVNDFRKIAGIETYSPTDNVSELTARTNDEGWETVFVEWLRGSRLNAKDGILVFSVGGGDLERNVSPNLVRAVQHAKTVGATVCGIVGRDGGYTAKVADACVIVPTVNAAHVTPHAEAFQAVVWHLFVTHPALKAAATKWESTAAADAKKAA; this comes from the coding sequence ATGTCCTTCACGAAGCAGTTCCTCACCGAGGCGAGCGAGATCATCGCCCGGCTCGACACCGGCGCCATCGACAAGGTCGTGGACGCGCTCGCGAGCGTGCGCGGGCGCGGCGGGCGCCTGTTCGTCCTCGGCGTCGGGGGCAGCGCCGCGAACGCCTCGCACGCCGTCAACGACTTCCGCAAGATCGCGGGCATCGAGACGTACTCGCCGACCGACAACGTGTCCGAACTCACGGCCCGCACCAACGACGAGGGCTGGGAGACGGTGTTCGTCGAGTGGCTCCGCGGCAGCCGGCTGAACGCGAAGGACGGCATCCTTGTATTTTCCGTCGGCGGCGGCGACCTCGAGCGCAATGTCAGCCCGAACCTCGTGCGCGCCGTTCAGCACGCGAAGACCGTCGGCGCGACCGTGTGCGGGATCGTCGGGCGCGACGGCGGGTACACCGCGAAGGTCGCGGACGCCTGCGTGATCGTGCCCACGGTGAACGCGGCCCACGTCACCCCGCACGCGGAAGCGTTCCAGGCGGTGGTGTGGCACCTGTTCGTCACGCACCCGGCACTCAAGGCCGCCGCGACCAAGTGGGAATCGACGGCCGCGGCGGACGCGAAGAAGGCCGCGTAG